One window of Artemia franciscana chromosome 16, ASM3288406v1, whole genome shotgun sequence genomic DNA carries:
- the LOC136037269 gene encoding ras-related protein Rab-18-like: protein MPKMTSTEETIKEQNLSDAKFSSAYLQSEAMPEIIYEKTVTAHNKNASSEVLVTQNKIEEDFIPTYKIAVIGDVGAGKSSLIERFKNDKFNQEYKHTNIYARVYARIKIDNNPYRLCIWDKDNKVSNLHTCYQCFYGALGAIAVYDVTERSTFENLKDLLFELDHRYSHDHLVKILVATKIDKEGRQVTTEEGAKFARYHSMLFIETSAKTGDGVHLCFETLMKKIRKELRLRLGILDSSEERFTHRPQDAYKIIDENMNNTALPDASVSESSALVLPHKKMAKHLQNSQGIENPMDDSCALAPLHKRKYNKLKVKKVRKSLRCAQFFEVSNLEKKASIYNWRCTFCYGNSQRK, encoded by the coding sequence ATGCCTAAAATGACTTCTACAGAAGAAACCATTAAGGAGCAAAATCTTAGTGACGCAAAATTTTCATCAGCTTATCTTCAAAGTGAAGCAATGCCTGAAATAATTTACGAAAAAACAGTTACTGCACACAACAAGAACGCTTCTAGTGAAGTATTAGTTACTCAAAACAAAATAGAGGAAGACTTTATTCCAACCTATAAAATAGCAGTAATAGGCGATGTTGGTGCAGGGAAGTCAAGTTTGATTGAAAGATTTAAGAACGACAAATTCAATCAGGAATATAAACATACAAACATATATGCTCGTGTATATGCACGAATAAAGATAGATAACAATCCTTATCGCCTGTGTATATGGGACAAAGATAATAAAGTAAGTAATCTGCATACTTGCTATCAGTGTTTCTATGGTGCGCTTGGGGCAATAGCTGTCTATGATGTCACTGAGAGGAGCACATTCGAGAACCTCAAAGACTTGCTGTTTGAATTAGATCATCGGTACTCACATGATCATCTTGTAAAAATACTTGTTGCAACTAAAATTGATAAGGAAGGTCGCCAAGTTACCACAGAAGAAGGTGCCAAGTTTGCTCGATACCACTCTATGTTATTTATTGAAACTTCTGCTAAAACTGGTGACGGGGTTCACCTTTGCTTTGAAACACTAATGAAGAAAATAAGGAAAGAGCTTCGCTTACGTCTTGGGATACTAGATAGTTCAGAAGAAAGATTCACACATAGGCCTCAGGATGCCTATAAAATAATTGATGAAAACATGAATAATACTGCCTTACCAGACGCGTCTGTGAGTGAAAGTTCCGCTCTTGTGCTACCACACAAGAAAATGGCAAAACATTTACAGAATTCACAGGGAATTGAAAACCCTATGGATGACAGTTGTGCTCTTGCGCCACTGCACAAGAGAAAATATAACAAGCTGAAAGTGAAAAAGGTTCGTAAGTCTTTGCGCTGTGCCCAATTCTTTGAAGTGTCAAATCTCGaaaaaaaagcttcaatttACAATTGGCGGTGCACTTTCTGTTATGGAAACTCTCAAAGGAAGTAG